The following proteins are encoded in a genomic region of Shinella zoogloeoides:
- a CDS encoding type II toxin-antitoxin system death-on-curing family toxin: MSFLFLDRRLVERLHTVQIERFGGAAGLRDENAFESALSRPVNKARYGCEDLLELAAAYLYGLARNHAFVDGNKRIAIVAAAAFLMDNGFEIATDDATLYTFVLAVAAGEIDEEGATRFLRDVSVPYAG; encoded by the coding sequence ATGAGCTTTCTCTTTCTCGACCGGCGCCTGGTGGAACGACTGCACACCGTGCAGATAGAGCGGTTCGGCGGAGCCGCAGGTCTGCGTGACGAGAATGCATTCGAGTCGGCACTGTCCCGTCCCGTCAACAAGGCGCGCTATGGCTGCGAGGATCTGCTCGAACTCGCCGCGGCATATCTCTACGGGCTGGCGAGGAACCACGCATTTGTCGATGGCAACAAGCGCATCGCCATTGTCGCGGCTGCGGCCTTCCTGATGGACAACGGCTTCGAAATCGCCACGGATGATGCCACGCTTTACACCTTCGTCCTCGCCGTCGCGGCCGGCGAGATCGACGAAGAGGGCGCGACGCGCTTCCTGCGCGACGTCAGCGTCCCCTATGCCGGGTGA
- a CDS encoding AbrB/MazE/SpoVT family DNA-binding domain-containing protein, producing the protein MNITIRKIGNSEGIIIPKDVLDRMGVKAGDEVTLTSEGGKLILTASDGDFDRQLKHAEKFMDRYKVALKKLAE; encoded by the coding sequence ATGAACATCACCATCCGCAAGATCGGCAATTCCGAAGGCATCATCATTCCGAAGGACGTGCTGGACCGCATGGGCGTCAAGGCGGGCGATGAGGTCACGCTGACCAGCGAGGGCGGCAAACTCATTCTCACCGCTTCCGACGGCGACTTCGACCGGCAGCTCAAGCATGCCGAGAAGTTCATGGACCGCTACAAGGTCGCGCTCAAGAAGCTTGCCGAATGA
- a CDS encoding DMT family transporter, producing the protein MSSANDPALHRKGLLITAVGGLALSFDIPLIRSAHGEFWSMLVLRNLSVFLMALVLWAGLNFVLRRKTVLVPGRKGLLITLFYGVNSLTFMLAVFNTTTANVVFILAFTSMFAAILSWIFLGERPANATLLTMAAMVFGVILIVHEGLASGNLFGDAMAACSALMLACALTLSRSSGADMGFVPLIASATSGIVGLFLLPEGGLVVADPVYILLNGLVLLPLAFWCLATGPRYLSAPEVGMFYLVETVLAPIWVWIVFAETPTTQTLVGGSILILALLAHSLWQMRSKVRAAKAADSATGLPFTG; encoded by the coding sequence GTGTCCTCAGCCAACGATCCCGCCCTTCACCGCAAGGGCCTTCTCATCACCGCCGTTGGCGGTCTCGCGCTTTCCTTCGACATCCCGCTGATCCGCTCGGCCCATGGCGAGTTCTGGTCGATGCTGGTGCTGCGGAACCTTTCCGTCTTCCTGATGGCCCTCGTCCTGTGGGCGGGGCTGAACTTCGTGCTTCGCCGGAAGACCGTGCTCGTGCCCGGCCGCAAGGGTCTGCTGATCACCCTCTTCTACGGCGTCAACTCGCTGACCTTCATGCTCGCCGTCTTCAACACGACGACGGCCAATGTCGTCTTCATCCTCGCCTTCACGTCGATGTTCGCCGCCATTCTCTCCTGGATCTTCCTCGGGGAGCGGCCGGCCAACGCGACGCTGCTGACCATGGCGGCCATGGTCTTCGGCGTCATTCTCATCGTGCACGAGGGCCTTGCCAGCGGCAATCTCTTCGGCGATGCGATGGCCGCCTGTTCCGCGCTGATGCTGGCATGCGCCCTGACGCTCAGCCGCAGCAGCGGCGCCGACATGGGCTTCGTACCGCTGATCGCCTCCGCCACGTCGGGCATCGTCGGCCTGTTCCTGCTGCCCGAAGGCGGCCTCGTCGTCGCGGACCCCGTCTATATTCTCCTCAACGGCCTCGTCCTGCTTCCCCTCGCCTTCTGGTGCCTCGCAACGGGACCCCGCTACCTTTCCGCACCGGAAGTCGGCATGTTCTATCTCGTGGAAACGGTACTCGCGCCCATCTGGGTCTGGATCGTCTTCGCCGAAACGCCCACCACCCAGACCCTCGTCGGCGGCTCCATCCTCATCCTCGCCCTCCTCGCCCACTCGCTCTGGCAGATGCGCTCGAAGGTGCGGGCCGCGAAGGCAGCGGACTCGGCTACCGGGCTTCCGTTCACCGGATGA
- a CDS encoding arginyltransferase has translation MNTQATSSPQFYLTAPAACPYLPQEMERKVFTHLVGERAPELNDLLTQGGFRRSQNIAYRPACESCRACISVRILVNEFEPRRSMRRVLAANGDIVSREYPAEPSSEQYSLFRHYLDARHQKGGMSDMSVLDYAMMVEDTHVHTKVIEYRLREEGAGLKERPQGELLAVALTDRMGDGLSMVYSFYNPELTHRSLGTFMILDHIRRARALGLPHVYLGYWVKGSRKMDYKTKFLPQEHLMPRGWERYEGDDTAP, from the coding sequence ATGAACACGCAGGCAACATCCTCTCCGCAATTCTATCTCACCGCGCCGGCGGCTTGCCCCTATCTGCCGCAGGAGATGGAGAGAAAGGTGTTCACCCACCTCGTGGGCGAGCGCGCGCCGGAGCTGAACGATCTCCTCACCCAGGGCGGCTTCCGCCGTTCGCAGAACATCGCCTATCGCCCGGCCTGCGAATCCTGCCGCGCCTGCATTTCCGTGCGCATCCTCGTCAACGAGTTCGAGCCGCGACGCAGCATGCGGCGGGTGCTGGCCGCCAATGGCGACATCGTCTCGCGGGAATATCCGGCCGAGCCCTCCAGCGAGCAATATTCGCTCTTCCGCCACTATCTCGACGCCCGCCACCAGAAAGGCGGCATGTCGGACATGTCCGTGCTCGACTATGCGATGATGGTGGAGGACACGCATGTCCACACCAAGGTCATCGAATATCGCCTGCGCGAGGAAGGCGCCGGCCTCAAGGAACGGCCGCAGGGCGAGCTCCTCGCCGTGGCGCTGACCGACCGCATGGGCGACGGCCTTTCCATGGTCTATTCCTTCTACAATCCGGAACTGACCCACCGCTCGCTCGGCACTTTCATGATCCTCGACCATATCCGCCGCGCCAGGGCGCTCGGCCTGCCGCATGTCTATCTCGGCTACTGGGTGAAGGGATCGCGGAAGATGGACTATAAAACAAAGTTTTTGCCGCAGGAGCACCTGATGCCGCGCGGCTGGGAGCGCTATGAAGGAGACGATACCGCTCCCTAG
- a CDS encoding RDD family protein has translation MSADFNETRVPTTDWQAYRGVLSRRVFAFLIDYAIIALLWIPAAVVVFFLGILTFGLGFFLYPSLFVIVAMLYFGLTMGGPSQASAGMNVMGLALARVDGRPVDFLTAIVHLVLFWIGNALLTPFIVLVGLFTDRGRLLHDLLLGTVMVRRDRY, from the coding sequence ATGAGCGCTGATTTCAACGAGACGCGGGTTCCGACGACGGACTGGCAGGCCTATCGCGGCGTGCTGTCGCGCCGGGTGTTCGCGTTCCTGATCGACTATGCGATCATCGCGCTCCTCTGGATTCCGGCCGCCGTGGTGGTCTTCTTCCTCGGCATCCTGACCTTCGGCCTCGGCTTCTTCCTTTATCCCTCGCTCTTCGTCATCGTCGCCATGCTCTATTTCGGCCTGACGATGGGCGGCCCGAGCCAGGCGAGCGCCGGCATGAACGTCATGGGCCTCGCGCTCGCGCGCGTCGACGGCCGGCCGGTCGATTTCCTGACGGCGATCGTCCATCTCGTGCTGTTCTGGATCGGCAATGCGCTGCTGACGCCGTTCATCGTGCTCGTTGGCCTCTTCACCGATCGCGGCCGCCTGCTGCACGACCTGCTGCTCGGCACCGTTATGGTCCGCCGCGACCGCTACTGA
- the hemB gene encoding porphobilinogen synthase, whose translation MTGSRNIVDEITGHRRMRRNRKADWTRRLVQENRLTVDDLIWPVFVVPGTNVVDPVAAMPGVNRMSVDRLVEAAREAADLGIPAIATFPNIDMNLRDETGSHSLAADNLINEATRAIKKAVPNIGVITDVALDPFTSHGHDGVLRGDVIVNDETVELVARAAVIQADAGSDIIAPSEMMDGRVGAIRRALDAAGHQDVGIMAYATKFASAFYGPYRDAIGTGGLLKGDKKTYYIDPANGTEAMRDAALDVEEGADMMMVKPGLPYLDICWRMKEAFGLPVFAYQVSGEYSQIKAAALNGWIDGERVMLETLLAFKRAGCDGILTYFAMDVARHLAKKG comes from the coding sequence ATGACCGGCAGCAGGAACATCGTCGACGAAATCACCGGCCACCGCCGCATGCGGCGGAACCGGAAGGCCGACTGGACCCGCCGGCTCGTGCAGGAGAATCGCCTGACGGTGGACGATCTCATCTGGCCGGTCTTCGTGGTGCCGGGCACGAATGTCGTCGATCCCGTCGCGGCGATGCCCGGCGTCAACCGCATGAGCGTCGACAGGCTGGTGGAAGCCGCCAGGGAAGCGGCCGACCTCGGCATTCCCGCCATCGCCACCTTCCCCAATATCGATATGAACCTGCGCGACGAGACGGGCTCGCACAGCCTTGCGGCCGACAACCTCATCAACGAGGCGACGCGGGCCATCAAGAAGGCCGTGCCGAATATCGGCGTCATCACCGACGTCGCGCTCGATCCCTTCACCAGCCACGGCCATGACGGCGTGCTGCGCGGCGATGTGATCGTCAACGACGAGACGGTCGAGCTGGTCGCCCGGGCCGCCGTGATCCAGGCCGATGCCGGCTCCGACATTATCGCGCCGTCCGAGATGATGGACGGGCGCGTCGGCGCGATCCGCCGGGCGCTCGATGCGGCGGGCCACCAGGATGTCGGCATCATGGCCTATGCGACGAAGTTCGCCTCGGCCTTCTACGGCCCCTACCGCGACGCCATCGGCACCGGCGGCCTGCTGAAGGGCGACAAGAAGACCTATTACATCGACCCCGCCAACGGCACCGAGGCGATGCGCGACGCCGCGCTCGACGTCGAGGAAGGCGCGGACATGATGATGGTCAAGCCGGGCCTTCCCTATCTCGACATCTGTTGGCGCATGAAGGAGGCGTTCGGCCTGCCGGTCTTCGCCTATCAGGTCTCGGGCGAATACAGCCAGATCAAGGCCGCGGCGCTGAACGGCTGGATCGACGGCGAGCGCGTCATGCTCGAAACCCTGCTCGCCTTCAAGCGCGCCGGCTGCGACGGCATCCTCACCTATTTCGCAATGGACGTGGCGCGGCATCTGGCTAAAAAGGGCTGA
- a CDS encoding DUF6163 family protein encodes MVADSAKGPRPSLTETLFALFLRLVAVASLWFALQYWAMLTGFSLDGRGRFDLLPPAWKAASTALAVLFPVAAVGLWLLVSWGPVIWLIAAATEITMHEVYPSIFGINRLLVIMHVAVAVMFLLFRVALFIQRRRQARTVRTDSP; translated from the coding sequence ATGGTTGCTGATTCTGCCAAGGGCCCAAGACCGAGCCTGACCGAGACGCTGTTCGCGCTGTTCCTGCGGCTGGTGGCGGTGGCCTCGCTGTGGTTCGCGCTGCAGTACTGGGCCATGCTGACGGGCTTCTCCCTTGATGGGAGAGGACGGTTCGATCTGCTGCCGCCGGCCTGGAAGGCTGCCTCGACGGCGCTTGCCGTGCTCTTCCCAGTCGCGGCCGTCGGCCTCTGGCTGCTCGTCTCCTGGGGACCCGTGATCTGGCTGATCGCCGCAGCGACGGAAATCACGATGCACGAGGTCTATCCCTCCATCTTCGGCATCAACCGGCTGCTGGTCATCATGCATGTCGCGGTGGCTGTCATGTTCCTGCTTTTCCGCGTCGCGCTCTTCATCCAGCGCCGCCGCCAGGCCCGCACGGTAAGAACTGATTCACCCTGA
- the ldtR gene encoding transcriptional regulator LdtR, giving the protein MNTKMKPQQAPVVDPQEDAIRNLYLESLHLVERLHRRLLDVIKDEFDRAGRSDVNAVQALLLFNIGNSELTAGELRSRGYYLGSNVSYNVKKLVDLGFINHQRSRIDRRSVRISLTETGQEVAETVAKLYERHIGSIQKVGGIGEGEFNQMNKLLQRLDRFWNDSILYRL; this is encoded by the coding sequence ATGAACACCAAGATGAAGCCGCAGCAGGCCCCGGTCGTCGATCCGCAGGAAGATGCGATCCGCAACCTCTATCTGGAATCCCTTCACCTCGTCGAGCGTCTGCACCGTCGCCTGCTCGATGTCATCAAGGACGAATTCGACCGCGCCGGTCGCTCCGACGTCAACGCCGTCCAGGCGCTGCTCCTCTTCAACATCGGCAATTCCGAGCTGACCGCCGGCGAGCTGCGCTCGCGTGGCTACTACCTCGGCTCGAACGTCTCCTATAACGTCAAGAAGCTGGTCGACCTCGGCTTCATCAACCACCAGCGCTCGCGCATCGACCGCCGCTCGGTCCGTATCAGCCTGACGGAAACCGGCCAGGAAGTCGCCGAGACCGTCGCCAAGCTCTACGAGCGCCATATCGGCTCGATCCAGAAGGTCGGCGGCATCGGCGAAGGCGAATTCAACCAGATGAACAAGCTGCTTCAGCGCCTCGACCGCTTCTGGAACGACTCGATCCTCTATCGCCTGTAA
- a CDS encoding L,D-transpeptidase family protein, translating into MSRKTGFDVFSRRAFLRSAATFGAAALAAPAFAQSAMDDILDASRRGNWDDQFDAKASRSADAVASNNPILGPGAVPNIQQAIADYQQIVSAGGWPEVSSAQKLQIGVVDPGVQTLRQRLMISGDLSREAGISNAFDSYVDGAVKRFQARHGLPQDGVLGEFSLKAMNVPATTRLNQLNTNLVRLQTMSGDLGQRYVMVNIPAASVEAVEDGRVVLRHVAVVGRSSRPTHILNSKIYDVTLNPYWTAPRSIVEKDIVPLMRKDPTYLKRNNIRLIDGSGREVAPETVDWFADKAPNLMFRQDPGKINAMASTKINFHNTNNEYMHDTPQQGLFNKLMRFESSGCVRVQNVRDLITWLLRDTPGWSRQQIEKVINDRVNTPIKLAVEVPVYFVYISAWSARDRVVQFRDDIYQMDGATELALQTGYGMEKPAGSPDDDLLPQ; encoded by the coding sequence ATGTCTCGCAAAACCGGATTTGATGTGTTCTCGCGCCGCGCATTCCTGCGTTCGGCCGCAACCTTCGGCGCCGCTGCCCTTGCAGCGCCCGCGTTTGCCCAGTCGGCGATGGACGACATTCTGGATGCATCGCGCCGCGGCAACTGGGACGACCAGTTCGACGCCAAGGCCTCGCGCAGCGCCGACGCCGTCGCCTCGAACAATCCGATCCTCGGCCCCGGCGCCGTGCCGAACATCCAGCAGGCGATCGCCGACTACCAGCAGATCGTATCCGCCGGCGGCTGGCCGGAAGTCTCCTCGGCCCAGAAGCTGCAGATCGGCGTGGTCGATCCCGGCGTCCAGACCCTGCGCCAGCGCTTGATGATCTCCGGAGACCTGTCGCGCGAGGCGGGTATCTCCAACGCCTTCGATTCCTATGTCGACGGCGCGGTGAAGCGCTTCCAGGCCCGCCACGGCCTGCCGCAGGACGGCGTGCTCGGCGAATTCTCGCTGAAGGCCATGAACGTGCCGGCAACGACGCGCCTCAACCAGCTCAACACCAATCTCGTGCGCCTGCAGACGATGTCCGGCGATCTCGGCCAGCGCTACGTGATGGTCAACATTCCGGCTGCCTCCGTCGAGGCGGTGGAAGATGGGCGCGTCGTGCTGCGCCATGTCGCCGTCGTCGGCCGCAGCAGCCGCCCGACGCATATCCTCAATTCGAAGATCTACGACGTCACCCTCAATCCCTACTGGACCGCGCCGCGCTCGATCGTCGAGAAGGACATCGTGCCGCTGATGCGCAAGGATCCGACCTACCTCAAGCGCAACAACATCCGCCTGATCGACGGCAGCGGCCGTGAGGTCGCGCCGGAGACCGTGGACTGGTTCGCCGACAAGGCGCCGAACCTGATGTTCCGTCAGGACCCGGGCAAGATCAACGCCATGGCGTCGACCAAGATCAACTTCCACAACACGAACAACGAATACATGCACGACACGCCCCAGCAGGGCCTGTTCAACAAGCTGATGCGCTTCGAATCGTCCGGCTGCGTGCGCGTGCAGAACGTCCGCGACCTCATCACCTGGCTGCTGCGCGACACGCCCGGCTGGTCGCGCCAGCAGATCGAGAAGGTCATCAACGACCGCGTCAACACGCCGATCAAGCTGGCCGTCGAGGTTCCGGTCTATTTCGTCTACATCAGCGCCTGGTCGGCCCGCGACCGCGTCGTGCAGTTCCGCGACGACATCTACCAGATGGACGGCGCCACCGAACTCGCCCTCCAGACCGGCTACGGCATGGAAAAGCCGGCCGGCTCCCCGGACGATGACCTGCTGCCGCAATAA
- the glyA gene encoding serine hydroxymethyltransferase, with translation MSQSSATDVFFTRSLADTDPEIFGSIQKELGRQRHEIELIASENIVSRAVLEAQGSIMTNKYAEGYPGKRYYGGCQFVDIAEELAIERAKKLFGVNFANVQPNSGSQMNQAVFLALLQPGDTFMGLDLNSGGHLTHGSPVNMSGKWFNVVSYGVREGDNLLDMDDVAEKARKNKPKLIIAGGTAYSRIWDWKRFREIADEVGAYLMVDMAHIAGLVAGGQHPSPFPHCHVATTTTHKSLRGPRGGVVLTNDEDIAKKINSAVFPGLQGGPLMHIIAAKAVAFGEALQPEFKEYAAQVVKNAKTLAETLKAGGLDIVSGGTDNHLMLVDLRKKNATGKRAEAALGRAYVTCNKNGIPFDPEKPFVTSGVRLGTPAGTTRGFKEAEFKEIGSLIVEVLDGLKVANSDEGNAAVEAAVREKVVALTGRFPMYPYM, from the coding sequence ATGAGCCAGTCTTCCGCCACCGACGTTTTCTTCACGCGTTCCCTTGCCGACACCGATCCGGAGATTTTCGGCTCGATCCAGAAGGAACTCGGTCGCCAGCGCCATGAGATCGAACTGATCGCCTCGGAGAACATCGTCTCGCGCGCCGTGCTCGAAGCCCAGGGCTCGATCATGACGAACAAATATGCCGAAGGCTATCCGGGCAAGCGCTACTATGGCGGCTGCCAGTTCGTCGACATCGCGGAAGAGCTTGCCATCGAGCGCGCCAAGAAGCTGTTCGGCGTCAACTTCGCCAACGTCCAGCCGAATTCCGGCTCGCAGATGAACCAGGCCGTCTTCCTCGCGCTGCTCCAGCCGGGCGACACCTTCATGGGCCTCGATCTCAATTCGGGCGGCCACCTGACGCACGGCTCGCCGGTCAACATGTCCGGCAAGTGGTTCAACGTCGTGTCCTACGGCGTGCGTGAGGGCGACAATCTGCTCGACATGGACGACGTCGCCGAGAAGGCCCGCAAGAACAAGCCGAAGCTCATCATCGCCGGCGGCACCGCTTACTCCCGCATCTGGGACTGGAAGCGCTTCCGCGAGATCGCCGATGAAGTCGGCGCCTATCTGATGGTCGACATGGCGCATATCGCCGGCCTCGTCGCCGGTGGCCAGCATCCGTCGCCGTTCCCGCATTGCCACGTCGCGACCACCACCACGCACAAGTCGCTCCGCGGCCCGCGCGGCGGCGTCGTGCTGACGAACGACGAGGACATCGCCAAGAAGATCAACTCGGCCGTCTTCCCGGGCCTGCAGGGCGGCCCGCTCATGCACATCATCGCCGCCAAGGCCGTCGCCTTCGGCGAGGCGCTGCAGCCGGAATTCAAGGAATACGCCGCGCAGGTCGTCAAGAATGCCAAGACGCTCGCCGAGACGCTGAAGGCCGGCGGCCTTGACATCGTTTCGGGCGGTACCGACAATCACCTGATGCTCGTCGATCTTCGCAAGAAGAACGCGACCGGCAAGCGGGCGGAAGCCGCTCTCGGCCGCGCCTATGTCACCTGCAACAAGAACGGCATCCCGTTCGACCCCGAAAAGCCCTTCGTCACCTCGGGCGTCCGCCTCGGCACGCCGGCCGGCACGACCCGCGGCTTCAAGGAAGCCGAGTTCAAGGAGATCGGCAGCCTGATCGTCGAGGTTCTCGACGGTCTCAAGGTCGCCAATTCCGACGAGGGCAATGCGGCTGTCGAAGCTGCCGTCCGGGAGAAGGTCGTCGCACTGACGGGCCGATTCCCGATGTATCCCTACATGTAA
- the nrdR gene encoding transcriptional regulator NrdR → MRCPYCGSEDTQVKDSRPAEDGAAIRRRRICPDCGGRFTTFERVQLRDLMVVKKTGRKAPFDRDKLLKSFEIALRKRPVDRDRIERAVSGIVRRLESSGETEIASEEIGLQVLEALKALDDVGFVRYASVYRDFSHVDDFEKILAEVAAKIARDPGADG, encoded by the coding sequence ATGCGCTGCCCCTATTGCGGTTCGGAAGATACGCAGGTGAAGGACTCCCGTCCCGCAGAGGACGGGGCCGCCATTCGCCGCCGGCGCATCTGCCCGGATTGCGGCGGTCGGTTCACGACCTTCGAACGGGTGCAGCTGCGGGATCTGATGGTCGTCAAGAAGACGGGCCGCAAGGCCCCCTTCGACCGCGACAAGCTGCTGAAATCCTTCGAGATCGCGCTTCGCAAGCGGCCCGTCGACCGGGACCGCATCGAACGCGCGGTCTCGGGCATCGTCCGCCGGCTCGAAAGCTCCGGCGAGACGGAAATCGCCTCGGAAGAAATCGGCCTCCAGGTGCTGGAGGCGCTGAAGGCACTCGATGACGTGGGCTTCGTGCGCTACGCCTCGGTCTACCGCGATTTCTCCCATGTCGACGACTTCGAGAAGATCCTCGCCGAGGTCGCCGCCAAGATCGCCCGGGATCCGGGCGCCGACGGCTAG
- the ribD gene encoding bifunctional diaminohydroxyphosphoribosylaminopyrimidine deaminase/5-amino-6-(5-phosphoribosylamino)uracil reductase RibD gives MSSQAEDKRFMAAAIRLSRLNLGLTSTNPSVACLIVRDGVVVGSAVTAPGGRPHAETQALAEAGAAARGATAYVTLEPCSHHGKTPPCSEALIAAGIARVVVSVTDPDERVAGRGLAMLRDAGIAVETGVLEEAGREALAAYLNRQTKKQPYVTLKLAVSADGMLGRLGEGQVAITGPVSRGQVHVLRAETDAILIGIGTALADDPELTCRLPGLEARSPVRIVLDPRLELPPASKLAQTAQTVPVIAVTERDRRDDPGFLARQAALEALGVEVLICDPRKLDALLTALATRGISSLLVEGGARTAQSFLDAGLVGRISLFTGPKAIGKDGVASPFVSGRMPDGFSLRHTARYGADVLQEYERDD, from the coding sequence ATGTCTTCTCAGGCGGAAGATAAGCGCTTCATGGCGGCGGCGATCCGCCTCAGCCGCCTCAACCTTGGCCTGACCTCTACCAATCCCTCCGTCGCCTGCCTGATCGTCAGGGACGGCGTGGTCGTCGGTTCGGCCGTCACCGCGCCGGGCGGAAGGCCGCATGCGGAAACGCAGGCGCTCGCCGAGGCGGGCGCGGCGGCGCGCGGTGCGACAGCTTATGTCACCCTTGAACCCTGCTCCCACCACGGCAAGACGCCGCCATGCTCCGAGGCGCTGATCGCCGCCGGCATCGCCCGCGTCGTCGTGTCGGTGACGGACCCGGACGAGCGCGTCGCGGGCAGGGGCCTTGCCATGCTGCGCGATGCCGGCATCGCGGTGGAGACCGGCGTTCTGGAGGAAGCCGGCCGGGAGGCCCTTGCCGCCTACCTGAATCGACAGACGAAGAAGCAGCCCTATGTGACTCTGAAACTTGCCGTTTCCGCCGACGGCATGCTCGGCCGGCTGGGCGAGGGACAGGTGGCGATCACCGGCCCGGTGTCGCGCGGACAGGTGCATGTGCTGCGCGCCGAGACAGATGCGATCCTTATTGGCATCGGCACGGCGCTCGCCGACGATCCGGAACTCACCTGCCGCCTGCCGGGCCTCGAGGCCCGCTCGCCGGTGCGTATCGTGCTCGATCCGCGGCTGGAACTGCCGCCGGCCTCGAAACTGGCGCAGACGGCGCAAACGGTGCCGGTCATCGCCGTGACGGAAAGGGACCGCAGGGACGATCCCGGCTTCCTCGCGCGCCAGGCGGCACTGGAGGCGCTCGGCGTCGAGGTGCTGATCTGCGATCCGCGCAAGCTCGACGCCCTGTTGACGGCGCTGGCGACGCGCGGCATCTCCTCGCTGCTGGTGGAGGGCGGCGCGCGCACGGCACAATCCTTCCTCGATGCCGGCCTCGTCGGCCGCATTTCGCTCTTTACCGGGCCCAAGGCCATTGGCAAGGACGGGGTCGCATCCCCATTTGTGTCCGGGCGGATGCCGGACGGCTTCTCGCTTCGCCACACGGCGCGCTACGGCGCGGATGTCCTGCAAGAATACGAAAGAGACGATTGA
- a CDS encoding riboflavin synthase has protein sequence MFTGIVTDIGTVEKIEPMNEGVRLRVRTNYDPATIDMGASIAHSGTCLTVTALPEEGTNARWFEVEAWEEALRLTTIGTWTAGTRINLERSLKIGDELGGHIVSGHVDGKAEILSVEAEGDATRFRIRAPEGLERFVAPKGSVALDGTSLTVNAVDGAVFDVLLIRHTLEVTTWGERKAGDFVNFEVDTMARYAARLAEFPAPKA, from the coding sequence ATGTTTACCGGCATTGTCACGGATATCGGAACGGTCGAGAAGATCGAGCCCATGAACGAGGGCGTCCGCCTGCGCGTGCGCACGAACTACGACCCCGCCACCATCGACATGGGCGCCTCCATTGCCCATTCGGGCACCTGTCTCACCGTGACGGCACTGCCGGAGGAGGGCACGAATGCCCGCTGGTTCGAGGTCGAGGCCTGGGAAGAGGCGCTGCGGCTGACGACAATCGGCACCTGGACGGCCGGAACGCGCATCAACCTCGAACGGTCCCTGAAGATCGGCGACGAACTCGGCGGCCACATCGTCTCCGGCCATGTCGACGGCAAGGCGGAAATCCTCTCGGTCGAGGCGGAGGGCGATGCCACGCGCTTCCGCATCCGCGCGCCGGAAGGACTGGAGCGCTTCGTCGCCCCGAAGGGCTCCGTCGCGCTCGACGGCACCTCGCTCACCGTCAACGCGGTCGATGGCGCGGTCTTCGACGTGCTCCTCATCCGCCACACGCTGGAGGTCACCACCTGGGGCGAGCGCAAGGCCGGCGATTTCGTCAATTTCGAGGTCGACACCATGGCGCGCTACGCCGCCCGGCTGGCGGAATTCCCTGCGCCGAAGGCGTAG